In a single window of the Lineus longissimus chromosome 4, tnLinLong1.2, whole genome shotgun sequence genome:
- the LOC135486836 gene encoding nucleoprotein TPR-like, producing the protein MASGGQVSVLLNILEENVYQTLSSEVKDKIKCHLDGLQNTIEELKGATEKLRVDSEQRYFELEAQVISSKGQYENEHRKNHELLLAKSTLEENLKATQERIEEAEKQLHQLALDKSQLETSKTQLELEKTDLMQMLEKKSKETESLYEEWKTISDKVGNANSAKVDALAKLEEIQSREVSTKHREQKLEQERDHLQMQNTWLEGELTTKTEELLNMRKDLSSRFLEVNSQLEGKTDEVTHLQNLVEDLRTQNEEKAKRIEAYIQKVNEAREAQLLSEEQFKLELQSQKKLVSLYKSSSEESDSRVKELLNAIAELQKIVHESSEVTKKLESEADEKDEEWRLQVRERDETITRQQKELEHANDLITIAKRRGGIPLSEEGIEAMSPTAAAASKLLKSGMTLTQIYSEYVQATDALQMEKEENRRLNQYLDQILQEIEERTPVMKKQREDYEAAMQTINQMTSQLDTAMIEGEKTRIELDENHRRVGNLSRDNKRLQQQTVDLGLQVRMLVKELEEARGTCVSTSQDVANVSVGEVSSSSNLITEKLVTFRSIEELQEQNQKLLQVVRELSEKREEEDKMTVDAKTSELKKELDVALEELNDIRAARTRQAEMVESIVRQRDMYRVLLAQTSTTPIPSSPFQTSTPARRAPASPAVQSDSPATDKRLKEATSAIKDLQEELATYKKERANNEKLLNDQLDKTRQELSDHRVQNAKLASQLDYSVERFNIVQKNCESYKKEIAALRDKNQQYTTSIVKHEKSINSLREDLMASQDRLTKSDVQCQNLKAQLVMVKMTEARLQQEKESMHREQLSQNVLLANLHAIQNNLERQEFEMKTKTKHQLEAMENESMSLRRQIAMAEGEIKALNRQKEADVGTLEQKLTRETEAHNKTKDELTDAYARVHILGQELSTAESKRAATEHKLQQVLQQQDPNARLPDPEAENEEIKDLKAQIEQASSEISSLKEQLASAKQHTDQYKSISDSIEVRLKEQNEVSDKFKTNLEARMDAIKQENERLKNLGGGLEKERHDLLAENIRISEESHNLNAELRRQLASIQHELEEAVKRREEAIVNEQNARTDCQAQVKVAAEAQDKYEKELIHHASDMEALVQVRKELAGFNEQLNASQEEARKLKMTLESSTTAWQEQEKVMKDEHKKLEYRHRELREQNNLLHQQMEKLSSDVINIQQSRLQSLDVSMTEESQKNSEQLLEVIRFLRKEKEIAETKSEYSTAESNRLRQKSEFLEKQVEDLNKNLAEERQIKQVSVQSAVEHTELMRKVENLNLLTDSNKMLREEKDRLMQQVKEFEAKVQKLEDDIQSLKETNRNLTAQKTGVAAEKISLQGEVERWKQRVSNMIEQSNKADPEERKKLIAEKEELRKQLSQAREELHRVKAEQSRTNMTLNTTLKAKQNEVNTVRQQMESKIAEMTSYKQQIEKLVKDINAKKAEIDDKDKKMDESTKTLNQLKRLGRKYRTAAEDCQKEVETLKAQLGKQQALPPPQPAVTEEQLKAVEHNLTAAQEKMKTMESELAAEKAKLQAAEREKTETQGKVQQLENDVKAQKEEVAKRDAEVTNKEAEISKRGAEIAKRDAEMEKLKKDAEENQGKDGKIKEEIAELKKKQSDMLSMLQAAKKRITAQKEAIEKLTGENNDLKSQLESRVNTDEGDSTIKSQFEAQIKELESQVQAARSVQQTEAANFSSQLDDLKKENTDLQTKIQSLNKELEDTKQKLTQQEASAATIERQAPAAGKSTPRANIQPISTPSPVTSRQSTSGQPVAGSSGIKATASIRPMAIASTTTPTATVMPTLQEQGTVSQSVEEQTEAAPPIAAIQGSPQEPTPSTSKRPREDTETIEEPEPSQQIKRTRTATDQAEPTSTSENVADAEEAAQLEGADDIGEAAVEEDDAQDNGLGMATIEPLDYLEEDDGDEVIIVESDDEDADDDDDDDADDDDDEGDESLDEEEFEGDMGAEEGDFPEAISAEEYEGDEGMEEEEEYGDGEEEMEEHADDDDDSDDVVIVEDDDDNEDAQVGSTGGEGDQSQQTSSAPDSQQPSTTGVRQIAPLPRLAGRAERLPSAGRAQLTPFSFGTQGSGFEDGDDCTVPSTPTLSLPKRTDGFAEAVSSPAVPNARFVFGSGSDAAQQSELAQLASQGALGMDDTKMDLSQYDEGNRVTITSSLSGPPNIVVTSSDGQQIHGETAAPSTQEAGSDQPSVTESRSQETGETTQVSEVMAISTIGTTISAIGTVGSGPSDSMPSFASLAAEAGDNSENYESYDIQGGARPRIQRIVWDQPLQRVASQPQQQPPPQGQPISSLARSTPPQGIPPQQRRGQMGQPMARRGQGQRGIGPQRGGMHRIGGNQQQRGRGQGGQRGTARRSRRPPQY; encoded by the exons ATGGCTTCCGGCGGCCAAGTTTCtgtgcttttgaacattttagAGGAAAATGTCTATCAAACTCTGTCTTCTGAAGTGAAAGACAAGATAAAATGTCATCTTGATGGTTTGCAGAACACAATCGAAGAGCTGAAGGGTGCAACTGAAAAGCTCCGCGTTGATTCTG AGCAAAGATACTTTGAACTTGAAGCTCAAGTGATCTCATCAAAAGGACAGTATGAAAATGAACACAGAAAGAACCATGAATTGCTATTGGCAAAGTCGACTCTTG AGGAGAATCTTAAAGCGACCCAAGAGCGAATTGAAGAAGCAGAAAAACAACTTCACCAACTCGCCCTTGATAAG AGTCAGCTAGAAACGAGCAAGACACAACTTGAACTTGAGAAGACGGATCTCATGCAGATGCTCGAGAAGAAGTCAAAGGAGACAGAATCACTCTACG AGGAATGGAAAACCATTTCCGACAAAGTTGGCAATGCCAATTCAGCAAAAGTTGATGCTCTTGCCAAGTTGGAAGAAATTCAAAGCCGGGAGGTCTCCACTAAG CATCGAGAGCAGAAATTGGAACAAGAGCGTGACCATCTTCAGATGCAGAACACATGGCTGGAGGGGGAGTTGACAACGAAGACAGAGGAGCTACTCAACATGAGGAAAGATCTG tCAAGTCGCTTCCTGGAGGTTAATAGTCAGTTAGAAGGAAAGACGGATGAAGTCACACATCTGCAAAACCTGGTTGAGGACTTGAGGACTCAGAATGAGGAGAAGGCCAAGAGAATTGAAGCTTACATACAGAAAGTTAACGAG GCAAGAGAAGCCCAGCTACTGTCAGAAGAACAATTCAAACTGGAGCTGCAGTCACAAAAGAAACTCGTCTCATTGTATAAGTCTTCTTCTGAGGAGTCTGACAGCAGGGTCAAAGAACTTCTAAACGCCATTGCAGAACTACAGAAAATCGTACATGAATCGTCGGAGGTGACGAAGAAATTAGAATCCGAGGCGGATGAGAAGGATGAAGAGTGGAGATTACAAGTGAGGGAGAGGGATGAGACGATCACTAGGCAACAGAAGGAGCTGGAGCATGCTAACGACCTTATCACGATAGCCAAGAGGAGAG gtGGCATCCCCCTTTCTGAGGAGGGTATAGAGGCCATGTCCCCTACTGCGGCGGCGGCCAGCAAACTGCTCAAGTCAGGGATGACGCTGACGCAGATATACAGCGAGTACGTCCAAGCGACAGATGCACTGCAGATGGAGAAGGAAGAGAATCGTCGCCTAAATCAATATCTTGATCAGATTCTGCAGGAGATTGAGGAGCGGACGCCGGTGATGAAGAAGCAGAGGGAGGATTATGAAGCGGCGATGCAGACGATCAACCAGATGACGAGCCAGCTGGATACTGCTATGATC GAGGGCGAAAAGACGAGAATTGAATTGGATGAAAATCACCGCCGTGTAGGAAACCTTAGCCGGGACAACAAGCGACTTCAACAACAAACAGTTGATCTAGGTTTACAG GTGCGAATGTTGGTCAAAGAGTTGGAAGAGGCTCGTGGAACGTGCGTGTCGACATCCCAAGATGTTGCCAACGTCTCCGTGGGAGAAGTTTCCAGTTCTTCCAACCTGATAACGGAGAAACTTGTCACGTTCAGAAGTATCGAAGAACTCCAGGAGCAGAACCAGAAGCTGTTGCAGGTCGTGCGCGAACTCAGTGAGAAGAGGGAAGAAGAGGATAAAATGACTGTGGATGCCAA AACATCTGAGCTGAAGAAGGAGCTCGATGTCGCACTTGAGGAACTCAATGACATCCGAGCTGCCAGGACCAGACAAGCTGAAATG GTTGAGAGCATTGTTCGACAAAGAGACATGTATCGTGTTCTGCTGGCCCAGACATCTACAACACCT attcCAAGTTCGCCATTCCAGACATCAACTCCGGCTCGTCGAGCTCCAGCGTCGCCAGCTGTGCAGAGTGACAGCCCGGCCACTGACAAGAGACTGAAGGAGGCTACTTCAGCCATCAAGGACTTACAGGAGGAGTTGGCTACCTACAAGAAAGAGAGAGCAAATAATGAAAA ATTACTTAATGACCAGTTAGACAAAACTCGGCAAGAACTGTCCGACCACCGAGTGCAGAATGCCAAGCTGGCATCCCAGTTGGACTATTCCGTTGAGAGATTCAACATCGTGCAAAAGAATTGTGAGAGTTATAAGAAAGAGATTGCTGCACTGAGAGACAAGAACCAACAATATACAACATCGATCGTCAAACATGAGAAATCCATCAACTCCTTGAGAGAG GATTTGATGGCGTCCCAGGACAGGTTAACCAAGTCTGACGTGCAGTGTCAGAACCTTAAAGCTCAACTGGTCATGGTCAAGATGACCGAGGCTCGGCTCCAGCAGGAGAAGGAATCAATGCATCGGGAACAGCTATCACAGAATGTCTTGCTGGCTAATCTACATGCTATACAG AACAACTTAGAGCGACAAGaatttgagatgaaaacgaaaacaaAGCACCAACTGGAGGCGATGGAGAATGAATCAATGTCCCTGAGGAGGCAGATTGCTATGGCAGAGGGTGAAATCAAGGCACTCAACAGGCAGAAGGAGGCAGACGTCGGGACACTTGAGCAGAAGTTGACGAGGGAGACTGAGGCACATAACAAGACCAAGGATGAACTAACAGATGCGTATGCAAGGGTGCATATCTTGGGACAAGAG TTATCAACTGCGGAATCAAAGAGGGCGGCAACAGAGCATAAACTACAACAGGTCCTGCAGCAACAGGACCCCAATGCCAGGCTCCCGGACCCCGAGGCagaaaatgaagaaatcaaGGATCTCAAGGCCCAAATTGAACAGGCATCTTCAGAAATATCTAGTCTGAAAGAGCAACTCGCCAGTGCCAAGCAGCACACCGACCAGTACAAGTCTATATCTGACAGCATAGAGGTGAGGCTGAAGGAACAAAATGAAGTCAGCGATAAATTCAAGACAAATCTTGAGGCCAGGATGGATGCAATTAAACAAG AAAACGAACGTTTGAAAAACCTTGGCGGAGGCCTTGAGAAGGAGCGGCACGACCTCCTAGCAGAAAACATTAGGATCTCAGAAGAGAGTCATAACCTG AATGCTGAATTACGACGCCAGCTCGCCAGTATCCAACACGAATTGGAAGAAGCCGTGAAAAGACGAGAGGAGGCTATCGTGAATGAACAAAACGCTCGCACCGACTGCCAGGCACAAGTAAAGGTGGCAGCAGAAGCACAAGACAAGTATGAAAAGGAATTGATCCATCATGCGTCGGACATGGAGGCACTCGTTCAAGTCAGGAAGGAGCTGGCCGGTTTTAATGAGCAGCTCAACGCTTCCCAGGAAGAGGCAAGGAAACTGAAGATGACTCTTGAATCGTCCACA ACTGCCTGGCAAGAACAAGAGAAGGTCATGAAAGATGAGCATAAGAAGCTGGAGTACAGACATCGAGAACTCCGAGAACAAAATAATTTGCTCCATCAACAAATGGAAAAG CTGAGCAGTGATGTGATCAATATCCAGCAGTCCAGACTTCAGTCGCTTGACGTCTCGATGACGGAAGAATCTCAGAAAAACTCGGAGCAGCTGCTAGAAGTGATCAG GTTTTTGAGGAAAGAGAAGGAAATAGCTGAGACCAAATCTGAATATTCCACTGCTGAGAGTAACAGACTGCGCCAGAAATCTGAGTTCCTTGAGAAGCAGGTCGAAGATCTGAATAAGAATTTAGCGGAGGAGAGACAGATTAAGCAG GTGAGCGTGCAGAGTGCCGTAGAGCACACAGAACTGATGAGGAAAGTGGAGAATCTGAATCTGTTGACTGACAGCAACAAGATGCTGAGGGAGGAGAAGGATCGCTTGATGCAGCAGGTGAAAGAGTTTGAAGCCAAG GTCCAGAAGTTAGAGGACGACATCCAGTCCTTGAAGGAGACAAATCGTAATCTCACCGCGCAGAAAACTGGTGTGGCGGCGGAAAAGATATCATTACAAGGGGAAGTTGAACGCTGGAAACAGCGGGTCAGCAACATGATCGAACAATCTAACAAGGCGGACCCGGAGGAGAGGAAGAAACTGATAGCAGAGAAGGAGGAGTTGAGGAAACAGTTGTCTCAGGCCAGGGAGGAGTTGCATCGTGTGAAAGCTGAGCAATCTCGAACGAATATGACGCTGAATACGACGCTGAAGGCCAAGCAGAATGAAGTCAATACGGTTAGGCAACAGATGGAGAGTAAAAT TGCGGAGATGACATCATACAAACAACAAATAGAAAAATTAGT AAAGGACATCAATGCCAAGAAAGCTGAAATCGATGATAAGGATAAGAAGATGGATGAGAGCACTAAGACTCTTAATCAG TTGAAGAGGTTGGGTCGCAAGTACCGAACGGCAGCAGAAGATTGTCAAAAAGAGGTGGAGACTCTGAAAGCACAGCTAGGCAAACAACAAGCACTACCACCTCCCCAGCCTGCCGTGACTGAGGAACAACTCAAAGCTGTCGAGCATAATCTTACTGCCGCACAGGAGAAGATGAAAACGATGGAGTCGGAGCTTGCTGCAGAGAAAGCCAAGCTCCAGGCAGCTGAGAGGGAGAAGACGGAGACACAAGGAAAGGTCCAGCAGCTTGAGAATGATGTCAAGGCACAGAAGGAAGAGGTTGCTAAGCGGGATGCTGAGGTTACAAATAAAGAGGCCGAGATTTCTAAGCGAGGTGCGGAGATTGCTAAGAGAGATGCCGAGATGGAAAAGCTAAAAAAG GATGCAGAGGAAAATCAAGGCAAAGATGGTAAAATAAAGGAAGAGATAGCAGAGCTGAAGAAGAAACAGTCAGACATGCTGAGTATGTTACAGGCAGCAAAGAAGAGGATCACTGCACAGAAAGAAGCGATCGAGAAGTTAACGGGGGAGAATAATGACTTGAAGAGTCAGCTGGAGTCTCGGGTGAATACAG ACGAGGGTGACTCAACCATCAAGTCGCAATTCGAGGCTCAGATCAAAGAACTAGAATCTCAAGTCCAAGCTGCAAGGAGTGTCCAACAAACTGAAGCGGCCAACTTCAGTAGTCAGTTGGACGACTTGAAGAAGGAGAATACAGACCTACAAACAAAG ATTCAGTCATTGAATAAAGAACTAGAGGACACGAAGCAGAAGCTCACTCAACAAGAAGCCTCGGCTGCAACTATTGAAAGACAAGC GCCAGCCGCAGGGAAGTCGACCCCGAGGGCGAACATCCAGCCGATATCAACCCCCTCTCCCGTGACGTCCCGTCAGTCGACATCTGGTCAGCCAGTTGCCGGGAGTTCTGGCATCAAGGCCACAGCGAGTATCAGACCTATGGCGATTGCGTCCACAACTACACCTACTGCCACCGTTATGCCAACATTACAGGAGCAAG GTACAGTCAGCCAGTCGGTTGAGGAACAAACAGAAGCCGCTCCACCCATTGCTGCCATCCAGGGGTCACCTCAAGAGCCAACCCCCTCGACCAGTAAGCGCCCACGTGAGGACACAGAGACAATCGAAGAGCCTGAGCCGTCGCAGCAAATCAAGAGGACGAGAACTGCAACT GATCAAGCTGAACCTACCTCCACATCTGAAAATGTAGCAGATGCCGAGGAAGCTGCTCAATTGGAAGGAGCAGACGACATTGGTGAAGCAGCTGTTGAAGAAGATGATGCTCAAGATAATGGACTAGGGATGGCAACCATAGAACCGCTGGATTACTTGGAAGAGGACGACGGTGATGAAGTGATCATCGTTGAGAGTGATGATGAGGACgcggatgatgacgatgatgatgatgctgatgatgatgatgatgagggtgATGAGAGTCTGGATGAGGAGGAGTTTGAAGGTGATATGGGAGCGGAGGAGGGCGACTTCCCAGAGGCTATCAGTGCAGAAGAGTATGAG GGGGATGAAGGTatggaggaagaggaggagtaTGGTGATGGGGAGGAAGAAATGGAAGaacatgctgatgatgatgatgacagtgatgatgtagtcattgttg aagatgatgatgataacgaagaCGCCCAAGTGGGATCCACTGGTGGTGAAGGTGACCAGTCCCAGCAAACATCAAGTGCCCCCGACAGCCAACAGCCGTCTACGACCGGAGTAAGGCAGATTGCGCCATTGCCAAGGCTTGCTGGGAGAGCAGAGAGACTGCCGTCTGCTGGGCGAGCACAGTTGACACCATTTTCATTCGGT ACGCAGGGGAGTGGATTTGAAGATGGTGACGACTGTACCGTGCCTAGCACTCCTACGCTCAGCTTACCGAAGAGAACTGATGGGTTTGCCGAGGCTGTCAGTTCACCTGCCGTGCCAAATGCCAGGTTTGTCTTTGGCAGTGGTTCGGATGCTGCCCAGCAGTCGGAGCTGGCTCAGTTAGCTTCCCAAGGAG CCTTGGGTATGGACGACACGAAAATGGACCTGTCACAATATGATGAGGGGAACCGCGTTACTATAACGTCCAGCCTCTCTGGTCCTCCCAATATAGTGGTCACATCATCTGATGGTCAACAGATTCATGGAGAGACGGCGGCTCCCTCTACCCAGGAAGCAGG GTCTGATCAACCGTCAGTTACTGAAAGTCGGTCACAAGAGACGGGGGAGACAACGCAAG TTTCTGAGGTGATGGCCATCAGTACGATCGGTACCACGATCAGTGCTATTGGTACAGTAGGATCAGGCCCCTCTGACTCGATGCCAAGTTTTGCCAGTCTTGCAGCAGAAGCTGGAGACAACAGTGAAAACTATGAAAGTTATGATATTCAAG gtggTGCTCGCCCAAGAATCCAACGGATTGTATGGGACCAACCTTTACAGAGGGTTGCCTCCCAACCACAGCAGCAGCCACCACCACAAGGACAACCTATCTCATCATTAGCACGCAGCACCCCGCCTCAGGGAATCCCTCCTCAGCAGCGTCGGGGCCAGATGGGTCAACCCATGGCTCGGAGGGGCCAAGGACAGCGAGGTATCGGTCCACAGAGGGGCGGCATGCATAGGATCGGCGGCAACCAGCAACAACGGGGACGTGGTCAAGGAGGTCAACGTGGTACTGCTAGACGAAGTCGACGTCCACCACAATATTGA
- the LOC135486945 gene encoding tektin-2-like, protein MPHAGSCLCSNPEDIATLPVLTSEALHIFLEIGARKRRMATEVKPSTRYQPADWFTSNYAISTNAERQRDASHQVRQEARHLRNETDNKTKWDQYDNTTRLADRIDDIRKWKEILERSLADIDQEISDLSEAKEEAERSLAATNTPLEVTVECLTLRDGRQKIDLVQDGVEAELHQEHSVIKGIRKQLQQRVDESFEQLCLLQEARQQIVADLQDKNIALGIDIDQYNLTEKSPGISYKPDPCRVPKGSCTPQNWEDFSRYNKERADAEMRSSTRLREAIHHTLHQTDNDLAAQNNATDYATRKRQHEMKKARDEDEWQKKNMEDEIAQLEADIRAVEEAIRAKIAPMKLAQTRLENRTYRPNVELCRDAPQYGLTDEVKQLEATKAALVEKHKQARHALDCLEKQLHNINDDLALKNNSLMLDNRCMDVRGKLKPSPLSTTDKNLALTGMSRESSKVLA, encoded by the exons ATGCCGCATGCTGGCTCGTGTTTGTGTAGCAACCCAGAAGACATAGCTACACTGCCTGTTCTGACATCAGAAGCACTACATATTTTTCTTGAAATAGG AGCAAGAAAAAGGAGAATGGCGACAGAAGTGAAACCGTCCACACGTTACCAGCCAGCTGACTGGTTTACGTCAAACTATGCCATTTCCACTAATGCTGAACGCCAGCGCGACGCTTCTCATCAGGTCAGACAGGAGGCCCGTCATCTTAGGAATGAAACCGACAACAAGACAAAATGGGACCAGTATGACAACACAACCAGATTAGCTGATCGCATTGATGACATCAGGAAGTGGAAGGAAATTCTTGAGAGGAGTCTTGCCGATATTGATCAAGAGATCTCGGACTTGTCTGAAGCTAAGGAGGAGGCAGAACGATCTTTAGCGGCCACCAATACACCTCTAGAAGTAACTGTTGAATGTCTGACACTGAGGGATGGACGACAGAAgatcgacttggtacaagatgGTGTGGAGGCTGAATTACATCAG GAACATTCTGTGATCAAAGGTATTAGGAAACAGCTTCAACAGAGGGTAGATGAAAGCTTTGAACAACTCTGTCTCCTCCAGGAAGCCCGCCAACAAATTGTAGCCGATCTCCAAGATAAGAACATTGCCCTCGGTATCGATATAGATCAGTACAATCTGACAGAAAAGTCTCCCGGAATCAGTTATAAACCAGATCCATGCAGAGTGCCAAAGGG GAGTTGTACACCACAGAACTGGGAAGACTTTAGCCGATACAACAAGGAACGTGCCGATGCCGAGATGAGGTCATCCACCCGCCTCCGTGAAGCTATCCACCACACCCTACATCAGACGGACAATGACCTTGCCGCTCAAAATAACGCCACAGACTACGCTACCAGGAAGAGGCAGCATGAGATGAAGAAGGCTCGTGATGAAGATGAATGGCAGAAGAAAAAT ATGGAAGACGAGATTGCCCAGCTAGAGGCTGATATCAGAGCAGTGGAGGAGGCGATCCGTGCCAAGATTGCACCAATGAAACTTGCCCAGACCAGGCTTGAGAACCGCACATACCGACCAAATGTTGAACTGTGCCGTGATGCTCCACAGTACGGTCTGACCGATGAAGTCAAGCAATTAGAGGCAACCAAGGCTGCCCTGGTAGAGAAACATAAGCAGGCTAG ACATGCCCTGGACTGCCTTGAGAAACAACTTCACAACATCAACGATGACTTGGCCTTGAAAAATAACTCACTCATGCTTGACAATCGCTGCATGGATGTACGAGGAAAACTCAAACCCAGTCCGCTATCAACCACTGATAAAAATCTTGCACTCACGGGAATGTCAAGGGAAAGTTCAAAAGTTCTGGCATAA
- the LOC135486245 gene encoding all-trans retinoic acid-induced differentiation factor-like, giving the protein MARSRESQDLVKMAATVSVKIVKFSTIFTLIILNSLTSLSWCVADVLDETASKIDICHMKSCHPVTMNQTSVIYDNCMKNNYTISDRCCHDANGTVFGLDLSVCSLKSIPALVDISHSEWIALEDNPLVFSDENSTHYEAFRSLNNIQYLSLPGHFLCPGGQEAWKETTEGKGVTVCRIEQDVCIADNSTYQCPDDSHCVHDGPGLIQCQCNGDLYGYRCLRSGHFPMGLYYGVLCGCTVFICAFLWLTQRRKAVCISIKVD; this is encoded by the exons ATGGCCAGATCACGTGAGTCACAAGAtttggtcaaaatggcagctACCGTATCTGTCAAAATCGTCAAATTTTCTACGATTTTTACCCTTATAATTCTAAATTCACTAACTTCTTTGTCTTGGTGTGTAGCTGACGTACTTGACGAAACTGCTAGTAAG ATTGATATATGCCATATGAAATCATGCCACCCAGTCACGATGAACCAAACTAGTGTTATATATGACAACTGTATGAAGAACAATTATACTATTTCTGACAGATGTTGCCATGATGCCAACGGCACAGTTTTTGG ccTTGACCTGTCTGTTTGTTCCCTTAAGTCAATTCCTGCATTGGTTGATATCTCGCATTCAGAATGGAT AGCTCTTGAAGACAATCCTTTAGTATTCAGCGATGAAAACAGCACACATTATGAAGCATTTAGAAGTTTGAACAATATACAGTACTT GTCTTTACCAGGTCATTTTCTCTGCCCTGGTGGACAAGAAGCTTGGAAGGAAACGACAGAGGGCAAAGGTGTCACTGTTTGTAGGATTGAGCAGGATGTTTGTATTGCAGACAACTCAACTT ATCAATGTCCAGACGATTCACACTGTGTTCATGATGGCCCAGGACTCATACAGTGCCAGTGTAATGGAGACTTGTATGGTTACAGATGTTTGAGATCA GGTCATTTTCCAATGGGGTTATATTATGGAGTATTGTGTGGTTGTACTGTGTTCATATGTGCATTTCTGTGGTTGACACAGCGCAGGAAGGCGGTTTGTATATCTATCAAGGTGGACTGA